The Alistipes finegoldii DSM 17242 DNA segment TTACCGGCAATCAGATGCTTTCGATCAGGGCGCTCAGTTTACGGACGATGACTTCCCAACTGTAATTCTGTTCGACATAAGCCGGTCCTTTTTCGCTTATTTCGCGTCGCAGCCGCTCATCCGTAAAGAGTTTGTGAAGCTGGCGGCAGAAGTCCCTGCGTCCTTTGTAGTAAAGTGCCGCGCCGCTTTGCTGGCAATGGTCCTTCAGCACTTCGCTGGCTCCGTTTACCAATACGGGAACGCGGTTTTGCATGGCTTCGAGCAGCAGCAGGGAGAGACTTTCGAAACGCGATGGATTGATCATCAGAGTTGCGTGCCGGATAATCGCGCTTTTTTCTTCTTCGGAAACGAATCCCGTCAAAATGATATTCGGATCGTCGGGATATTTGATTTCCGGAGACAGACTCCCGACCAAAACCAGTTTCGACTGCTGCTTGTATGTCCGGTTGTAAGTCTGAAAATCGGGCAGCAATGTGTTTATCTTGCCGGTTGTGACCCGTCCGAGATAAAGCGCATATTTATCCGGAAGATTGAATTTCGCTTTGACATGCTCCCACGCTGCGGCGGGCGCGAGTTCTATGCCGGTGCCTACGATGCTGCTCGGCGCCAATCGCGGCCCGAAAATGCGCAGGCATAGCCTGCGTTCGGCTTCGGTGTTGAACGCAATATGGCGAACCTGCGTGAACAACCGGGTGTAAATGGCCGGGAAAAGCCATTTTTCCGGGTGTGCCATCGGAATCAGTATGCTTTTTTGGGGAACCTGCAGCCCTGCGAAAATGGTCTGTGCATGGAAATAGCACATGGGAATGAATGCCGCATAATCGTCCCGATGTTCTTCGATGTAGCGCAGCAGGTCGGGGGCGTAGGAGACCGTCGAATGCTGGTAGGCGGTTTCCTTGTCGAAGCCGAGATTCCAGATCGGGTGAATTGCCGCAAGGAGACGCAACACGCCGGCTTGCGACAACCAATAGCGGAGTCTGCGGACAGGTTTGGATTTCTGAAGCAGCCGGCGGCTTTCCCTGCCGTTGAAGCCGGGATGCGGTACAAACCGCCGGATGGTTATTCCGCTTTCATGGCTTTCGCCTGCAGGATATTGGTCCGAGGGGTTGTTGAAGTCCTTGAGCGTCGTGGTCAATACCTCGACGTCATATTTATCCCGCAGTCTTTCTGCAAGCATCCGGCAATGCACTTCCGATCCGCCGTTGATGCCGGCTCCGTAGCGCACGTTGATAAATGCTATTTTTTTTCATGGGTTTACATTTCGTTGAAAAGGCTGAGCCATTGGTTGCCGATATTTTCCAGATCGTATCTGCGGGAAGCTTCCAGCGCGCGCGTCCGCATACGTTCCTGAAGTTCCGTGTCCGCAAGCGCCGCATTCAGCAGCGCGGCGTATTTGCGCAGGCTGTAGGAGGGAACCATGATTCCGCACGCTCCGTCGCAGGTGATTTCCCTAATTCCGGCATAGGAGTCGAACGATACCGGAATGACGCCGTATTGCTGGCCTTCCATCAGACTCATGGGCAGCCCTTCGAAATTAGAGGTCAGGCACATGAATGTCGCCCTGCGGTAGAATGGCGTTACATCGGCATGATAGCCGGCGAATTCGGCCCGCTGCAACCGTAGTCTTACGGCTAATTTGCGCAGGTTCTCGTCTTCCTCGCCGCATCCGACCAGAATCAGCTTCCAGTCTGGATTCCTGCGTTCGACGGTTTTCCATATTTTCAGCAGGCGATCGACCCGTTTGTGAGCTCTGTGGAAGCGTCCTACGTACAGGACGATCTTTTCTTTGGGCGATACGGGGGCGGCCGCCGCAGGCAGGAGCGGATTGAGTATGGCTCCGTATTTCGATGCGGGAGCGTCGCTTCCGGGATGGCCTGAAGCCTTGAGCGCCTGCATGAAGTCCTCTTTGTATTGGTCGCAGAGGAGCAGCATGCGATCCAGATGGGGCATCATGCCGGCGTACATTTTCTCTGTCCGGTGCAGGCGTTTGCGGGTAATGCGGTCGAGCGGCCGGCGCAGGAACAGAAATTCCAGCCGGCGCAGAAATGTCGGATTGGGGATTTCCGTGGATTTGAGTTCGCGCCATGCGTACTCTTCCCAGAAGGGAATGTTGTGCAGACAGAAAATCATCCGGCACCGGGTCCTGCGTTTGATCTCTGCGAACGGAATGGCATCTATGCCTTGGACGATGATGCAATCTACGCTCTCCTCTTGGAGAGACCGGCAAAGGAAATCGACGTTCGCCGGTTTTTTCGGATCGGGTCCGGCCGGCAGCTCCCTGAATTGAAATATTGCCCGCTCTTCATCACATAATAATTCGCGGTTCAACTTCTCGATATACAGAATTATGCGGTAACCCTGTTTGTGAAAGAAGGAGGCGAGATTGTGCGTTACCGTTTCCGCTCCGCCGTATGGATAAAGCCAATTGAAGAAAGCGATGGTTTGCAGTTGCATTGTCGTGTATTTTTGACCAAAGTTACTCTTTTCGCCCTGAAATAGCAAACGGACATCCGAATTTGTGCTTTTCTTCGGAGAGTATAAATACAAAGGGCACCCTGTCGGATGCCCTTTGTATTTAAGATCGCTCTTAAAATACTTATTTCTTCTCCTCGAAGAATTCTTTGACTTGGTCGTTGGGGATGATGCCTTCCTTGAACATGTAAGCACCGGTTTTGTCCGACTTGACCATCTTGATGCACTTCGTAAAGTTCTTACCCGTGCCGGTTTTCAGTGTTGCGACTACTTTCTTTGCCATAGAGCTTCAAAACTATTTAATTTCACGGTGAACGGTGACCTTTTTCAGAAACGGGTTGTATTTCTTGCGCTCCAGACGGTCGGGGGTGTTCTTCTTGTTTTTTGTCGTGATGTAACGGGACATTCCCGGAACTCCGCTCTCTTTCTGTTCGGTGCATTCGAGGATGACCTGAACTCTGTTGCCTTTCTTTGCCATTTGTTACTTCGGTGTTTTAGTAAACGGACTTAGGTGCGGCAGCCTCGCGCAGAGCGACTGCAAGACCCTTCTTGTTGATTGTTTTCATGCCGGCAGCCGATACCTTCAGGGTAATCCAGCGGCCCTCCTGCTCAGACCAGAAACGCTTGGTTTTCAGATTGGGACTGAATTTGCGTTTGGTCTTGTGGTGCGAGTGCGAGACGTTGTTTCCCACGATCGCCACCTTGCCTGTGATTTCGCAAACTTTCATTTTTGTTTTCGATAATATTAATATTATTCCCGTAAGGGAGTGCAAATATAAGGAAAAAATGAGAACTAAAGATTCAGTTGCCCGATTAATTTTTAATGCTGAATGTTATTGTGTTGATAGTCAATGTTTAAACGATTGGAATTGTGAGCGTGAAACGCGCCCCTTCCGTGTAGGAAGTGTCGAGTTCGACCCCGCCGCCCAATGCGCCGGCGATCAGCCGGCAGACGGCGAAGCCCAGTCCCATGCCCTGCGAGAACGGGTCGAGTTTGACGAAACGGTCGAAGATGCGCCCGGCTTCTGCGGTGGGGATGCCGGGGCCACGGTCCGTGACCGTGAAGGCGATCCGCTTTTTGTACGAGATCAGGGTGTAGGCGAGCGTGATCCGGCCGTCGGGGGCGAAGCGTGCTGCATTGCGCAGCAGTTCGGTCAGGGCCTTGGAGAGCAGCAGGCAGGAGGTGTTGACCGGAAGTTGTGCGCATTCGGGTTCGAAGCGGATGTCGAGTTTGCGGAGGCTGTAGTCCCTGACGGTCTGAATGCACTGCATGCAGCAGACGTTGATGTCCACCGGACCCAATGCGGGCGGGGTGTCGGAGGATTCGAGGCCTGCGATATAGAGCACGTCGTCCACGAGTTTCTGGAGGTAGCCGCTGTTTTCCCGGATGATCTCGATGTAGGACTGACGCTTTTCGTCGTCCGCGTCCGGGGCCGCGGCCAGCTCGGCGAAACCTACGATGGAATTGAGCGGGGTGTTGATCTCGTGCGTGATGTTGCGGATGAAGACGCCTTTCATCCGGTTGCTCGCTTCCGCGGCCCGTTTGGCATGCGCCAGACGACGGTTCATGCGCGCCGTGAAGACAAGAAAGAGGACCGTCAGCAGCAGGATGACGCTCAGCGCCGCGATGCCCAGTTGCGTGCGGTGCAGGCGCACTTCCTGCGTCTGCCGCTGCAGCTCCGCCTTTTCGACGTCGAGACGGCTGACGTCGAGCAGCGTGGCGAATTCGCCGAGGTTTCTTTCGTTGTCGTCGCCGACCTTTTTCCGGTAGAGGTCGAGGTAGTGTTTCTGACTTTTGTAGGCGGCTTCGTAATTGCCGGTTTCGGCATAGGTTTCCGCACGGGTTTGGAACAGTTCGTAGAAATAGGTTTCGCTGTGCCCGGTCTCTTTGAACAGGCCGATCAGTTTGTCGAGTGTGGTCAGCGCCCTGCCGAATTCGTGCTCGGCGAGGTCGATGGCAAGCTGCGCTTCGGTGAGGCTGGCCGTCGTAAGGTATCCGTCGTGTCCCTGCCGGATTTGGTCGAACAGCGTGCGGGCTTCGGCGCTCCGGCCGGTCCGGCTGTAGAGGATCACCTGTTTGAGTTTCAGCGGCCAGATGTATTCGGGCAGGGTGAGCCGCGCCTTGCCTTTTTCGATTTCTTCGGCGGCTTCTTCGTACCGTTCGGTGTCGATGAGGACGGTGGCCAGTTCGGAATAGAGAATCGGCAGCGAGAATTTGTTGAGGTTGTTCTCTTCGATGAAGCCGATCGCCTTGCGGTAGTAGTCGGCGGCGGTCTCCTTGAGTCCGCGGGTCCGGTAGATGTGGCCTAACTGCTTGTAGGCTTCGGCGATGGCGGGCTTGTAGTCGTCCTGCTCGGCCTGCGCCATGTAGCGTTCCA contains these protein-coding regions:
- a CDS encoding glycosyltransferase family 4 protein translates to MRYGAGINGGSEVHCRMLAERLRDKYDVEVLTTTLKDFNNPSDQYPAGESHESGITIRRFVPHPGFNGRESRRLLQKSKPVRRLRYWLSQAGVLRLLAAIHPIWNLGFDKETAYQHSTVSYAPDLLRYIEEHRDDYAAFIPMCYFHAQTIFAGLQVPQKSILIPMAHPEKWLFPAIYTRLFTQVRHIAFNTEAERRLCLRIFGPRLAPSSIVGTGIELAPAAAWEHVKAKFNLPDKYALYLGRVTTGKINTLLPDFQTYNRTYKQQSKLVLVGSLSPEIKYPDDPNIILTGFVSEEEKSAIIRHATLMINPSRFESLSLLLLEAMQNRVPVLVNGASEVLKDHCQQSGAALYYKGRRDFCRQLHKLFTDERLRREISEKGPAYVEQNYSWEVIVRKLSALIESI
- a CDS encoding glycosyltransferase, whose protein sequence is MQLQTIAFFNWLYPYGGAETVTHNLASFFHKQGYRIILYIEKLNRELLCDEERAIFQFRELPAGPDPKKPANVDFLCRSLQEESVDCIIVQGIDAIPFAEIKRRTRCRMIFCLHNIPFWEEYAWRELKSTEIPNPTFLRRLEFLFLRRPLDRITRKRLHRTEKMYAGMMPHLDRMLLLCDQYKEDFMQALKASGHPGSDAPASKYGAILNPLLPAAAAPVSPKEKIVLYVGRFHRAHKRVDRLLKIWKTVERRNPDWKLILVGCGEEDENLRKLAVRLRLQRAEFAGYHADVTPFYRRATFMCLTSNFEGLPMSLMEGQQYGVIPVSFDSYAGIREITCDGACGIMVPSYSLRKYAALLNAALADTELQERMRTRALEASRRYDLENIGNQWLSLFNEM
- a CDS encoding DUF4295 domain-containing protein; this translates as MAKKVVATLKTGTGKNFTKCIKMVKSDKTGAYMFKEGIIPNDQVKEFFEEKK
- the rpmG gene encoding 50S ribosomal protein L33, with translation MAKKGNRVQVILECTEQKESGVPGMSRYITTKNKKNTPDRLERKKYNPFLKKVTVHREIK
- the rpmB gene encoding 50S ribosomal protein L28 yields the protein MKVCEITGKVAIVGNNVSHSHHKTKRKFSPNLKTKRFWSEQEGRWITLKVSAAGMKTINKKGLAVALREAAAPKSVY
- a CDS encoding ATP-binding protein — translated: MKKALLLLMLFTRIPSGHAQTETYKNVDSTLYAYYRWCNNNIRDSVVLLKADTLFRLAGEKNDIRMQAVALSFKADHYYFNNELDSLKAWIPRVQAFARANKQPTYYFFTWSRLILYYTKHGQYTLAQYELERYMAQAEQDDYKPAIAEAYKQLGHIYRTRGLKETAADYYRKAIGFIEENNLNKFSLPILYSELATVLIDTERYEEAAEEIEKGKARLTLPEYIWPLKLKQVILYSRTGRSAEARTLFDQIRQGHDGYLTTASLTEAQLAIDLAEHEFGRALTTLDKLIGLFKETGHSETYFYELFQTRAETYAETGNYEAAYKSQKHYLDLYRKKVGDDNERNLGEFATLLDVSRLDVEKAELQRQTQEVRLHRTQLGIAALSVILLLTVLFLVFTARMNRRLAHAKRAAEASNRMKGVFIRNITHEINTPLNSIVGFAELAAAPDADDEKRQSYIEIIRENSGYLQKLVDDVLYIAGLESSDTPPALGPVDINVCCMQCIQTVRDYSLRKLDIRFEPECAQLPVNTSCLLLSKALTELLRNAARFAPDGRITLAYTLISYKKRIAFTVTDRGPGIPTAEAGRIFDRFVKLDPFSQGMGLGFAVCRLIAGALGGGVELDTSYTEGARFTLTIPIV